DNA sequence from the Dreissena polymorpha isolate Duluth1 chromosome 3, UMN_Dpol_1.0, whole genome shotgun sequence genome:
GGGTCACAATTTGAAAAATTTGACGAGGTGTTCCGAATGTTGTCAATTTTTGACAGCAGTTCAACATCGCATCTGGCATTTCTAGCAGGCCTGtagcaaatatatacatgtataatttttgtGTCATGGAATAGACGTATATCATAAGCAGGGGTGTAGAAAAGTAAAAATGAAAGTAGGAGGTTGATTTGAGATTTTTTTCTAAGTAATTTTTGTTATGAAAAGTAGCCGGCAAGAATGATCAAATGGCCAGCCAATTTTCCGTCTACCAATTTCTTTCAACACCCCtgcattagtacatgtatatacaaatgttGAGGTTGCATAATTGAAAATGGTAATTTTTAAGAGTGATAAGATGAGACCTGGCAAACTGCAGTttcaatgtttattataaaactaaCTTTTGTCTGCTGATTGACCAGTTCATATTGCAGTTTATTTAGAAGATTCTCTATCTGATCAAAGTCTAAACCTATACTGAGAGTAGTCAGTAGACCCATTAtagtattataatatatttaaatatctgcATAGAAAATAACTGGTATTTGAACTTTTATGAATGGTTATGGTTCTGATGTACCATATATTTCAagtaaaattactttttaaaatttcaGAACAGAAGTCTGAATGTGATGATTATACTTTCACAACAACTCAAGAGACAGATTCAGAGGAGGAGGATCTGAAACGGAAGCCAAAGAAGAAGAGCTTTCAAGATTATGTAACtggttagttttttttaaattattttcacaatgGCATATCTTATTGTCTGTTAGTAttactagtgtttttcccaggcccttTTAGCGTGGCGATTCGCCACGCTGCCCTCCCGgctcgccactctgccctttttaaaggcaaaactcgccacgcgcccttattgataacatctttattgacTAATGACCTAACGtgtccgcaaaatcagcgtccaTGATTGTGTTTGACGTTTCGactgatttactcgagagacttCAACGTCTAAGCAACTATATTAATTGagtagatttaatctataacagtgtaATCACATTATAATTTATTAGTAAAAATTACCTATACAAGTATACCCATAGCCGTTATCATTGATAAGTAATTATCTATAACAGTACTTTTACAGTTAAACGGCACCACGCGTATATCTGCCCTTTTTTGCATTAACCTCGCGTTAAGATGCCCTCTTCAAATTTACTGCGACATGCCCCTTTGTCCTCCTGGAAAAAACACTAATTACTCAAGGTTGGCATAAAAATCATGAAACCAATTTCTTACCTAGTTGTGGGTTTTAAGGCAATTTGCTCGAACCTTAAAAACTTGGGCTGTCGACCCTGCTATTTATAATTACTAATTTTTTTATCGATCACACAATCTTGGTTAatgcataattttaaaataaatctaatgAACAACAGTATTTTACAGTTATTACTGGCATCCTTTGCGACTTGACAGCAATTAAAAAATCGTGGAAGAAACCtttctttataaatattcaaGTAAATCCAGTAGTGACAGATCTAGACTAGCCATGTGTCTGTACGCTGTTCTTGTTTTAGGTTCAGAAACATCAGATGCTTGTGCTACAGGCGGTACCAAAACTGGAGATTCTGAACATGAGAAATCCAGTGAGTAATTTTCTTTTATCAATGTTTTTCCACAGTGAAATCCGAATGTCGTCGACATCCGGTTTTAGATTGGTTCATTTGAAATGTTGCAGACAGGGATTGTGATGGTAAAGCACATTTTTTCCTTGTGAAGGTTTAAAGACTATTCTTAAGTTTTGATTCTGTGCACTAGAAGTGAATACTCTTGGTCAGTGCGCAATAAATCCAACAAAATACTTCTATGGCTAGGAATTGCATTATATTTTAGTGAGCATCTTGTGTTCAGATTATACAGGTTGCCCCATTCTATTTGCTCAAGTTACACTTAAGACTACTCATCAAGGACATAAATAACATAAGATTTATTGATTGCTTTCAATTATCAAGCACTGAGAAAAGTGAAGTCTAGCTTCCGTGGATAGTGTCCTTTTATTTCTTTTACCCAGAATCCATTTAACATCGATAACACTATAGCTGATAAATATATAGATGTTTTTTTGGCATACCATCAGTGACagtggttacttttttcttttttgtaggAACATTGCCAATAccaccaaataagaaaaaaagtacATCACAAGCAGTTATAAGTCCAGGAACAAATCTGGCCTCCAAAAGTCAACTTTCTGGTCTGTCCCAGACTAAAACTTCTACAAGTCAGTCCCTGACCATATATAGTAAAAGTTCTAATTCTGGTCAGTCCCAGACCAAAACTGCTTCAAGTAAGTCCATGACCAAAAATAGGCAAGGTTCTATTTCTGGTCAGTCCCAAACCAAAATTGCTCCAAGTAAGTCCCAGAGCAAAACTACTCTAAGTCAGTCCAAGAGCAAAAGTACTCCAAGTCAGCCTCAGGCAAATAAAAGTAGTTCAGGTTCCCTTACTGGTCAGAACAAGACCAAAACTATTTATAGATCACGGTCAAGGTCCTCTTCCATGTCAAGTTTACCATTGAGGTCAAGGTCTCAAAGTAGGTCTAGGTCAAGGTCGTCTTCATTAGGACAGATTAATATGTCACCCTTTATGTCCAGCACTATGTTAGAAGACAAGTCATGCAGGTCAAGGTCTAGATCAAAATCCAATGAGTCTAGATCAAGGTCAAAATCTAAAACGTATCGCCATAATCGTTCCCACAGGTCTAGGTCAAAATCATATAGGTCTAGATCAAGAACAAATGAATCTAGTTCTCAGTCAAAAAATAAAGAGTATCGAAAATACAGGTCTCGGTCAAAGTCATACAGGTCTAGATCTAGGTCAAGATCCAATGAATCATATGCTAGGTCAATAGACAGGTCCAACAGGTCATCCCGCAAGTCATTTGACCGATCAGACAGGTCAGTTGTTCCCCCGGACAACTCAACTCGGAAGTCATCGACTAATAAAACTGAGGACAAATTTCCTATGCCAGAAGCACGTAAGCAACTGTTGTCAATATGAGCCCCGTTTAGCAGAAATGGGTCTTACAGTAAAAATGACTATTGAAGAAACGCAACATAAGGATGACGTCATTATTGACATGTAATTGGCACTTAAAACTGAGGCTCATTTTTATTGTCTGCTTTATACCAATTACAATAAATGCTAGTTGTATTATAGTATCAGTCCTGTTAAAAGGATCATGTTATTTTAATGGTGGCTTTGCTCCAAGGTTTAAAGACTTTTAGAGAGAAATTAAACACCTTGTATAACAAAGTAAACTGTAGTATAAATGTACTGATACAAGCCTGTTTATATAGGTACAAATCTAGGTCAAGTGCCATCTTAATTTAAGACAGTGCAGTTAGTATagtgttatatattatttataactaaTGGTAGAAAATTGACTATTAAGAAATTTAAAGGTGTACATTTTTTGATGAAACAGAAAAGGCTGAATATTTGTAATGTTATTaagcataaaaatcttcaaacatTACCCATTTCTGCTTTACGGGGCTCATATAGGCGTGAAGTAATGAAGAATGTGTTGGAATAcccttaaaaaaataaacttgaaATGGTTGTCAGTCAGTCTTAGATCAAAGAATTAAAGTAAAAATATGGATATGTAGAaatttacataatataatctttttgaaataagaattatgttaataaattattttattttattcactaACATAAATATTGGAAAGTCAAAAGTCTCCCTAAATAAAAACAGCCAGACTTAATTAAGGACCTTAGTCAGTCTGACAAATTTTTGTAACTCTGATTAAATGTCTGTCAATGTAAATTTCGGAAATGTTTTCCAGTAAATGTTCAATGTAAGGCAACATTTTCAGCATCTTCTTGAAGTCTGAATAAAACTGCATCTTCTTAAAGTCTGAAAACCGATGTTGATGTATCATCTTTACAGGATTTCAGAGACGTGTTTTGTTCAAACTCTGCGAGTTAAGTGCAGAAATACAGTCTTTGAAAAGAATAAAAAGTGTACGACAAGTCGGGACTGTTGAAGAAGAGGACTTTTTCCAGGCAGATTCTATTGATGAGTTCAATCTGTTGGACGAGAGAATAAAAGGACCAGAGGAACGACAAAAAatggtaaatattaatatatatagaaATCAGAATCATGCTACATAAGGCTAATACTTTCTTAAATAAGCCAGTTCTATGGATTTACTTTAAAGTCCCTGTTTgcggacatatatatatatatatatatatatatatatatatatgcgcagaattgtaaaagaaaaagtatttttatggtggatatcactgaaaatacagttgaaattgtttgaaaacaaaccatatagcgtttttttgggggggattaAGTACTGTGAAGTACGAATTCAACCTAATTGATATTCATGAATCGTAACTTGActtcaataataaacaagaaaaatggcGGATATGGATGAATTTAGTGGAGAGAATccaagaacaaatgcaaatacatctgttacagacggaaattGATTTGCAACACTACgcttttgctaaatctatgttttAATCTTCTATATGAAAATAATATGCTAATCTTATAATTTGCAATACTCATGACTGCAATGatttgcatgtatttatttataatcattttattGATGAGAAACCAGGTTGTCaatgtcaacctcgataaaaaataaatttcaatgaaGTAAAGTTTAGTTTTATATGCAAAAAAAACCTTTTATCATTAAAAATCTTTTCATCAAATGGGGACTGAAAGGTTTGACCGTATCTGTATGACCAAATTATCCACATTACTAATACTTATATAAGAACTAGACCGAGTCCTAACAAAGACTGACATACTTGTTTAACTAGGGGAAAAAAGTACACTGCCTACCTGCATACTTCTGTTGTCTATCCCACAAAATCTGATTATTTATAATACTGTCTACAAGACGTCTAGTAACATATGAAGGCAAAAACAGCAGGCACTAGTGCCAAAAATTGTGATACATTTTGATATGTTTATCATTAGTACAGATAAAAACTCAATTTTTAGTGTTACTGCCATAGATCCGAACATGCTTTTGTATGGAATTATGGcaataatgttaaaattttcTAAAAACTTTTATCTGGAAGATACATTTATCTTATGCTGTCTTTCAGGTTAATTAGCATGTTCTTTTTGGCAACCCTGAAATACAACTGTCTAATTCTTTCAGGTTTAGCATCTTTCACTGATTGGTGGAGCAAATACGAAGCAGGCTGTGCAGAACATATTAGAAAGGTATCACATTTTGTTTGTTATTCAATATTGTAATTTCCATTGAGCTGTTTGAAGACCATGTTTGGTGTGTAATTTGTTCACTGTCATAACCATACTTCCATAAAGATTTCTTCTCTAAATGAATGTTTGAAGACACCTGGAAAAGTCAATCACTCATACTGTGTTTACTCCATCTCTATTTGCTTTCTTACTATTGTTTATTAGGTGGAATTAATTCATATGTTAACTTGTATGTGTACTATTTCAGATTGATGTCTAATAGACTGATGTCTAAATTCAACTCAAAGGGAGTTAAAGGGAAGCTATCGTTTGAATCATCAGAGACATTCAAAGTTGTAATTGGTATGTCTATTTGCCTTtaatttttaagtacaaaacTCATGCCATACTAATGCCTCAGTCACACATTCACGGGTGCTAATGCCGGTTCCACTGCGGATTAAATCTCAAGGACGACCGTGGTAGTCCAAGCCTGTCTGTGGTCCAATATATACGGATCATGTACTATAGTGTTGCTATATGTTTTCACATAACTTCTAATGATATTGTCTTGAATCGTTACGGTACAACACAATAAGATACGGAGCTGACACGGAATGATTCTAA
Encoded proteins:
- the LOC127872166 gene encoding uncharacterized protein DDB_G0287625-like; this translates as MTKNRQGSISGQSQTKIAPSKSQSKTTLSQSKSKSTPSQPQANKSSSGSLTGQNKTKTIYRSRSRSSSMSSLPLRSRSQSRSRSRSSSLGQINMSPFMSSTMLEDKSCRSRSRSKSNESRSRSKSKTYRHNRSHRSRSKSYRSRSRTNESSSQSKNKEYRKYRSRSKSYRSRSRSRSNESYARSIDRSNRSSRKSFDRSDRSVVPPDNSTRKSSTNKTEDKFPMPEARFQRRVLFKLCELSAEIQSLKRIKSVRQVGTVEEEDFFQADSIDEFNLLDERIKGPEERQKMV